The following are from one region of the Staphylococcus schleiferi genome:
- a CDS encoding isoprenylcysteine carboxyl methyltransferase family protein — translation MTLIILLIFFIIRLVSLVISIKHAKRLVQQGAKEYGQKNSKWLALTHILIYVAAGIETVISHETWSFFNILGLIILIIAYGVLFHVIKTLGPIWTLKLYILPEHPIIKSGLYRITKHPNYFLNIIPELIGVILLTHASYTPLLLLPYAYFLYVRIQQEEKLMSL, via the coding sequence ATGACTTTAATTATTTTACTTATCTTTTTTATCATTCGCTTAGTCAGTCTGGTGATTTCCATAAAACATGCGAAACGACTAGTCCAACAAGGCGCAAAAGAATACGGTCAAAAAAACTCAAAATGGCTTGCACTCACACATATCTTGATCTATGTTGCAGCTGGGATAGAAACTGTTATCAGTCATGAAACGTGGAGTTTCTTTAATATACTAGGGCTAATCATATTAATCATTGCATATGGTGTTTTATTCCATGTTATTAAAACTTTAGGCCCGATTTGGACTTTAAAACTCTACATTTTACCAGAACATCCGATTATCAAATCAGGTCTATATCGTATTACCAAACATCCGAATTATTTTTTAAATATCATTCCAGAATTAATAGGGGTCATCCTACTTACACATGCATCATACACTCCTTTATTGTTACTTCCATATGCCTACTTCTTATACGTTCGTATACAACAAGAAGAAAAGTTAATGTCTTTATAA